One Comamonas endophytica DNA window includes the following coding sequences:
- the metH gene encoding methionine synthase has translation MRLSGLEPVFVGEDTLFVNIGERTNVTGSKAFARLILNGQFEDALAVARQQVENGAQVIDVNMDEAMLDSEAAMVRFLNLIASEPDIARVPIMVDSSKWAVIEAGLRCIQGKGIVNSISMKEGVEPFKQQAKLVKRYGAAAVVMAFDEQGQADTFARKIEICERAYRILVDEVGFPPEDIIFDPNIFAVATGIEEHNNYAVDFIEAVRWIKQNLPGAKVSGGVSNVSFSFRGNDPVREAIHTVFLYHAIQAGMDMGIVNAGMVGVYDDIEPVLRERVEDVVLNRRPDAGERLVEIAETARSGAKDESRKLEWRGTPEAPVTVAQRLAHALVHGITDFITEDTEEAYREVLARGGRPLHVIEGPLMAGMNVVGDLFGAGKMFLPQVVKSARVMKQAVAHLVPYIEEEKRQQQAAGEDVRSKGKIVIATVKGDVHDIGKNIVTVVLQCNNFEVVNMGVMVPCHEILAKAKEEGADIIGLSGLITPSLEEMQYVAGEMQKDEYFRSRRMPLLIGGATCSRVHTAVKIAPKYEGPVIYVPDASRSVGVAQSLLGEGLQEYLQALEADYDKVRQQHANRKQVPMWPLAKARANATPVDFTRVPPAPRALGRRVFRNFDLNEIARFIDWGPFFQTWDLAGPYPAILDDEIVGAEARKVMADGQAMLQRIISGRWLSANGVIGLYPANSVGDDIEFYTDDTRSEVLLTWHGMRQQTEKQAVEGVMRPSRCLADFVAPKDSGIKDYAGLFAVTSGLGMEKKEQEFIDQLDDYSGILFKSLADRLAEAFAECLHQRVRTDLWGYAPGEALSNEELIKEKYQGIRPAPGYPACPDHSAKIALFEALQCADIGMHLTESLAMTPASSVSGFYLGHPDATYFNVGQIGEDQLGDMARRRGIPEEELRSLLAPNLA, from the coding sequence ATGCGTCTGTCGGGCCTCGAGCCCGTGTTCGTGGGCGAGGACACGCTGTTCGTCAACATCGGCGAGCGCACCAATGTCACCGGCTCCAAGGCCTTTGCGCGGCTGATCCTCAACGGCCAGTTCGAGGATGCGCTGGCCGTCGCGCGCCAGCAGGTCGAGAACGGCGCGCAGGTGATCGATGTCAACATGGACGAAGCCATGCTCGACAGCGAGGCCGCGATGGTGCGCTTCCTGAACCTGATCGCCTCCGAGCCGGACATCGCGCGCGTGCCGATCATGGTCGATTCGTCCAAGTGGGCGGTGATCGAGGCCGGGCTGCGCTGCATCCAGGGCAAGGGCATCGTCAACTCGATTTCCATGAAGGAGGGCGTCGAGCCCTTCAAGCAGCAGGCCAAGCTGGTCAAGCGCTATGGCGCCGCGGCCGTTGTGATGGCGTTCGACGAGCAGGGCCAGGCCGATACCTTCGCGCGCAAGATCGAGATCTGCGAGCGCGCCTACCGCATCCTCGTCGACGAGGTCGGCTTCCCGCCCGAGGACATCATCTTCGACCCGAACATCTTTGCCGTCGCCACCGGCATCGAGGAGCACAACAACTACGCCGTCGATTTCATCGAGGCGGTGCGCTGGATCAAGCAGAACCTGCCCGGCGCCAAGGTCTCGGGCGGGGTGTCGAACGTGTCCTTCTCCTTCCGCGGCAACGACCCGGTGCGCGAGGCGATCCACACCGTGTTCCTGTACCACGCGATCCAGGCCGGCATGGACATGGGCATCGTCAACGCCGGCATGGTCGGTGTCTATGACGACATCGAGCCCGTGCTGCGCGAGCGCGTCGAGGACGTGGTGCTCAACCGCCGCCCCGACGCCGGCGAGCGCCTGGTGGAAATCGCCGAAACCGCGCGCAGCGGCGCCAAGGACGAGAGCAGGAAGCTCGAATGGCGCGGCACGCCCGAGGCGCCCGTCACCGTGGCGCAGCGCCTGGCGCATGCGCTGGTGCACGGCATCACCGACTTCATCACCGAGGACACCGAGGAGGCCTACCGCGAGGTGCTGGCGCGCGGCGGCCGGCCGCTGCATGTGATCGAGGGCCCGCTGATGGCGGGCATGAATGTCGTCGGCGACCTGTTCGGCGCGGGCAAGATGTTCCTGCCGCAGGTGGTGAAGTCGGCGCGCGTGATGAAGCAGGCCGTGGCCCACCTCGTGCCCTACATCGAGGAGGAAAAGCGCCAGCAGCAGGCCGCGGGCGAGGATGTGCGCTCCAAGGGCAAGATCGTGATCGCCACCGTCAAGGGCGACGTGCACGACATCGGCAAGAACATCGTCACCGTGGTCCTGCAGTGCAACAACTTCGAGGTCGTGAACATGGGCGTGATGGTGCCCTGCCACGAGATCCTGGCCAAGGCCAAGGAGGAGGGCGCGGACATCATCGGCCTGTCGGGCCTGATCACGCCCAGCCTGGAGGAGATGCAGTACGTGGCCGGCGAGATGCAAAAGGACGAGTACTTCCGCAGCCGCCGCATGCCGCTGCTGATCGGCGGCGCCACCTGCTCGCGCGTGCATACGGCGGTGAAGATCGCGCCCAAGTACGAGGGCCCGGTGATCTACGTGCCCGACGCGTCCCGCAGCGTGGGCGTGGCGCAGAGCCTGCTGGGCGAAGGCCTGCAGGAATATCTGCAGGCGCTGGAGGCCGACTACGACAAGGTGCGCCAGCAGCATGCCAACCGCAAGCAGGTGCCGATGTGGCCGCTGGCCAAGGCGCGCGCCAATGCCACGCCCGTGGACTTCACGCGCGTGCCGCCCGCGCCGCGCGCGCTGGGCCGGCGCGTGTTCAGGAATTTCGACCTGAACGAGATCGCGCGCTTCATCGACTGGGGCCCGTTCTTCCAGACCTGGGACCTGGCGGGCCCGTACCCGGCCATCCTCGACGACGAGATCGTCGGCGCCGAGGCGCGCAAGGTCATGGCCGACGGCCAGGCGATGCTGCAGAGGATCATCAGCGGCCGCTGGCTGTCGGCCAATGGCGTGATCGGCCTGTACCCGGCCAACAGCGTGGGCGACGACATCGAGTTCTACACCGACGACACGCGCAGCGAGGTGCTGCTGACCTGGCATGGCATGCGCCAGCAGACCGAGAAGCAGGCCGTCGAGGGCGTCATGCGCCCGAGCCGCTGCCTGGCGGATTTCGTCGCGCCCAAGGACAGCGGCATCAAGGATTACGCCGGCCTGTTCGCGGTCACGTCAGGCCTGGGCATGGAGAAGAAGGAGCAGGAGTTCATCGACCAGCTCGACGACTACTCCGGCATCCTGTTCAAGTCATTGGCCGACCGCCTGGCCGAAGCCTTTGCCGAATGCCTGCACCAGCGCGTGCGCACCGACCTCTGGGGCTATGCGCCGGGCGAAGCGCTGAGCAACGAGGAGCTGATCAAGGAAAAGTACCAGGGCATCCGCCCCGCGCCCGGCTACCCGGCCTGCCCCGACCACAGCGCCAAGATCGCGCTGTTCGAAGCGCTGCAGTGCGCCGACATCGGCATGCACCTGACCGAAAGCCTGGCGATGACGCCGGCTTCCAGCGTCAGCGGCTTCTATCTGGGGCATCCCGATGCGACCTACTTCAATGTGGGGCAGATCGGGGAGGATCAGCTGGGCGACATGGCGCGGCGGCGGGGGATTCCGGAGGAAGAATTGCGGAGTTTGCTGGCGCCTAACTTGGCTTGA
- a CDS encoding CoA-acylating methylmalonate-semialdehyde dehydrogenase, protein MNAAISTASITHFIHGQRVAGNSLRTQPVTNPATGAVTGAVALANRADVDAAVAAAAAAFPAWADTPPIRRARVMFKFLELVNQHKDELAHAITAEHGKVFTDAQGEVARGIDIIEFACGIPQLLKGDFTEQVSTGMDNWTLRQPLGVVAGITPFNFPVMVPMWMFPVAIAAGNTFVLKPSPTDPTASLMMAELLQKAGLPDGVFNVVQGDKEAVDALIEHPEVKAVSFVGSTPIANYIYETGARLGKRVQALGGAKNHMVVMPDADIDQVVDALIGAGYGSAGERCMAISVAVLVGDVADKVVERLVERTRTLKVLDGENLAAEMGPIVTRAAQERIAGYIALGEQEGAQLLVDGRNFDGAQAGAGCEGGFWLGGTLFDHVTPEMRIYKEEIFGPVLACVRVPDLAQAIDLVNAHEFGNGVACFTRDGNVAREFGRRIQVGMVGINVPIPVPMAWQGFGGWKKSLFGDMHAYGEEGVRFYTRQKSIMQRWPESIGKGAEFVMPTAK, encoded by the coding sequence ATGAACGCAGCCATCTCCACCGCCTCCATCACCCATTTCATCCACGGCCAGCGCGTCGCCGGCAACAGCCTGCGCACCCAGCCCGTCACCAACCCCGCCACCGGCGCCGTCACGGGCGCCGTGGCGCTGGCCAACCGCGCCGATGTCGACGCCGCCGTGGCCGCGGCCGCTGCCGCTTTCCCGGCCTGGGCCGACACCCCGCCGATCCGCCGCGCGCGCGTGATGTTCAAGTTCCTCGAGCTGGTCAACCAGCACAAGGACGAGCTGGCGCACGCGATCACCGCCGAGCATGGCAAGGTGTTCACCGATGCCCAGGGCGAGGTCGCGCGCGGCATCGACATCATCGAGTTCGCCTGCGGCATCCCGCAGCTGCTCAAGGGCGACTTCACCGAGCAGGTCTCGACCGGCATGGACAACTGGACGCTGCGCCAGCCGCTGGGCGTGGTCGCCGGCATCACGCCCTTCAACTTTCCGGTGATGGTGCCGATGTGGATGTTCCCGGTGGCCATTGCCGCGGGCAACACCTTCGTGCTCAAGCCCAGCCCGACCGACCCGACGGCCTCGCTGATGATGGCCGAGCTGCTGCAGAAGGCCGGCCTGCCCGACGGCGTGTTCAACGTGGTCCAGGGCGACAAGGAAGCGGTGGACGCGCTGATCGAGCACCCCGAGGTCAAGGCCGTGAGCTTCGTCGGCTCGACGCCGATCGCCAACTACATCTACGAGACCGGCGCGCGCCTGGGCAAGCGCGTGCAGGCGCTGGGCGGCGCGAAGAACCACATGGTGGTGATGCCCGATGCCGATATCGACCAGGTGGTCGATGCGCTGATCGGCGCGGGCTATGGCTCGGCCGGCGAGCGCTGCATGGCGATCAGCGTCGCGGTGCTGGTGGGCGACGTGGCCGACAAGGTCGTGGAGCGCCTGGTCGAGCGCACGCGCACGCTCAAGGTGCTCGATGGCGAGAACCTGGCGGCCGAGATGGGTCCCATCGTGACGCGCGCCGCGCAGGAACGCATCGCCGGCTACATCGCCCTGGGCGAGCAGGAAGGCGCGCAGCTGCTGGTCGACGGCCGCAATTTCGACGGCGCGCAGGCCGGCGCGGGCTGCGAGGGCGGCTTCTGGCTCGGCGGCACGCTGTTCGACCACGTGACGCCGGAGATGCGCATCTACAAGGAGGAGATCTTCGGCCCGGTGCTGGCCTGCGTGCGCGTGCCCGACCTGGCCCAAGCCATTGATCTGGTCAATGCGCATGAATTCGGCAACGGCGTGGCCTGCTTCACGCGCGACGGCAACGTGGCGCGCGAATTCGGCCGCCGCATCCAGGTCGGCATGGTCGGCATCAACGTGCCGATCCCCGTGCCCATGGCCTGGCAGGGCTTCGGCGGCTGGAAGAAGAGCCTGTTCGGCGACATGCATGCCTATGGCGAGGAAGGCGTGCGCTTCTACACCCGGCAAAAGAGCATCATGCAGCGCTGGCCGGAGAGCATCGGCAAGGGGGCGGAATTCGTGATGCCTACGGCGAAGTAG
- a CDS encoding LysR family transcriptional regulator — MNSNDALKTEQLWSHLWWLVVLEQQGSFTAAAARLGVSKAAVSQHIAGLERAAGVPLVRRTTRSMLLTEAGRHLVQDTREAFERIAGSFAQVRDLADAPRGSLRVTAPVALARQHLVPRLPAFLDRYPDIQLELDLSDQLRPLSQQGLDLAIRHTAAPPENHVAWALCTTHSVLVASQAYLERHGPAPAVPDDLRQHRCLHYPRGQEAAAWTLQRLGRGGGARTTVPVSGPLVANNSEALRDAAIAGLGIALVPDFSAQAALASGQLVPVLPQWRPMGAFSPTIYAMRPYSAHVPRAVGVFVEWLREVFAGGFAPQGKG, encoded by the coding sequence ATGAATTCCAACGATGCATTGAAAACCGAGCAGCTCTGGTCGCACCTGTGGTGGCTGGTGGTGCTCGAGCAGCAGGGCAGCTTCACGGCCGCCGCCGCGCGCCTGGGCGTGAGCAAGGCCGCGGTGAGCCAGCACATTGCCGGCCTGGAGCGCGCGGCCGGGGTGCCGCTGGTGCGGCGCACCACGCGCTCGATGCTGCTGACCGAGGCCGGCCGGCATCTGGTGCAGGACACGCGCGAGGCCTTCGAGCGCATTGCCGGCAGCTTCGCGCAGGTGCGCGACCTCGCCGACGCGCCGCGCGGCAGCCTGCGCGTCACGGCGCCCGTGGCGCTGGCGCGCCAGCACCTGGTGCCGCGGCTGCCGGCGTTTCTCGACCGCTATCCCGACATCCAACTGGAGCTCGACCTCTCGGACCAGCTGCGCCCGCTGTCGCAGCAGGGCCTGGACCTGGCGATCCGTCACACCGCCGCGCCGCCCGAGAACCATGTGGCCTGGGCGCTGTGCACGACCCATTCGGTGCTGGTGGCAAGCCAGGCCTATCTGGAGCGCCACGGCCCCGCGCCCGCCGTGCCCGACGACCTGCGCCAGCACCGCTGCCTGCACTACCCGCGCGGCCAGGAAGCCGCCGCCTGGACCCTGCAACGCCTGGGCCGCGGCGGCGGCGCCCGCACCACCGTGCCCGTGAGCGGCCCGCTGGTGGCCAACAACAGCGAGGCGCTGCGTGACGCGGCCATCGCCGGCTTGGGCATCGCCCTGGTGCCCGACTTCAGCGCCCAGGCCGCGCTGGCTTCGGGCCAGCTGGTGCCGGTGCTGCCGCAGTGGCGGCCGATGGGCGCTTTCAGTCCGACGATCTATGCGATGCGGCCCTATTCGGCGCATGTGCCGCGGGCGGTGGGGGTGTTCGTGGAGTGGTTGCGGGAGGTGTTTGCGGGGGGGTTTGCGCCGCAGGGGAAAGGGTGA
- a CDS encoding 2-hydroxyacid dehydrogenase produces MSRPPRLLQNGKMPLAALDQELAAQFDIHRLDLEADRAGFLAAHGAEFVGLVTSAGIGADAELVRALPNLQVVSSFGVGYDTLDEAALVAQKVRVGHTPQVLDGCVADLAFALLLDVSRGVSAADRFVRRGDWTRGRFGLQTRVSGKRLGIFGMGRIGSTIARRGSGFDMEVGYHNRRPVEGSPHAYKDSLLALAEWCDYLVVAAAGGAGTRHLVTAEVLDALGPKGFLVNIARGSVVDEAALVQALQQGRIAGAGLDVFEDEPRPLPALLELDNVVLAPHMASGTHETRRAMGDLVVENLKAFFATGRPRAEVPWSAEL; encoded by the coding sequence ATGTCCCGTCCCCCTCGCCTGCTGCAAAACGGCAAGATGCCCCTGGCCGCGCTCGATCAGGAGCTGGCCGCCCAGTTCGATATCCACCGCCTCGACCTCGAGGCCGACCGCGCGGGCTTCCTGGCCGCGCATGGCGCCGAATTCGTCGGCCTGGTCACCTCGGCCGGCATCGGCGCGGACGCCGAACTGGTGCGCGCACTGCCGAACCTGCAGGTCGTGAGCAGCTTCGGCGTGGGCTATGACACGCTGGACGAGGCCGCGCTGGTCGCGCAGAAGGTGCGCGTGGGCCACACGCCGCAGGTGCTCGATGGCTGCGTGGCGGATCTCGCGTTTGCGCTGCTGCTCGACGTCTCGCGCGGCGTGAGCGCCGCCGACCGCTTCGTGCGCCGCGGCGACTGGACGCGCGGCCGCTTCGGGCTGCAGACCAGGGTGTCGGGCAAGCGCCTGGGCATTTTCGGCATGGGCCGCATCGGCTCGACGATTGCACGCCGCGGATCGGGCTTCGACATGGAGGTCGGCTATCACAACCGCCGCCCGGTCGAGGGCTCGCCGCATGCGTACAAGGACTCGTTGCTGGCCCTGGCCGAGTGGTGCGACTACCTGGTGGTGGCCGCCGCCGGCGGCGCCGGCACGCGCCATCTGGTCACCGCCGAGGTGCTGGACGCGCTCGGCCCAAAGGGCTTCCTGGTCAATATCGCGCGCGGCAGCGTGGTCGACGAAGCGGCGCTGGTGCAGGCGCTGCAGCAGGGGCGCATCGCGGGGGCGGGGCTGGATGTGTTCGAGGACGAACCGCGGCCGCTGCCGGCTTTGCTCGAACTAGACAACGTGGTGCTGGCGCCGCATATGGCCAGCGGCACGCATGAGACGCGAAGGGCGATGGGGGATCTGGTGGTGGAGAATCTGAAGGCGTTCTTTGCGACGGGAAGGCCGCGGGCCGAGGTGCCTTGGTCGGCGGAACTGTAG